The following is a genomic window from Flavobacterium crassostreae.
CTATCCTCTCTGTAGTGAGTTATTTTAGCTTTATCTACTACGCCACATATAGTGAAGGAGTACGATCTGGACATTTGATAAAAATTAGCCATAAAGGAATGCTTTTTAAAACCTGGGAAGGAGAAATTAGTCAAGGTCTTTCGGGATCCCAAATTTTTTCTTTTTCTGTTTTAGATAAAGACAAAAAAGTAATTG
Proteins encoded in this region:
- a CDS encoding 6-phosphogluconate dehydrogenase, yielding MKKFFTIMVALTILSVVSYFSFIYYATYSEGVRSGHLIKISHKGMLFKTWEGEISQGLSGSQIFSFSVLDKDKKVIEDLKEMEGQYIKLTYIERYKTFPWWGDTKYYITEVHKENSPFKLK